From Pseudothermotoga thermarum DSM 5069, a single genomic window includes:
- a CDS encoding 3'-5' exoribonuclease YhaM family protein, whose translation MQLGDKMPKELVQKVVSSSLEKFPLLSDIMKKLNENVEVVAKISSKRLQETKDQKKLLLLTLVDRSGSLRAVDWHNAEENFEKLSEGDVILAKGRIVYFEDHLQLNLDKSKDSVRVMQEEEYDIERFVETTPEDIEKLQRKLKELIDDIQDKEIRNLLKELFEKDEQFFSKFIKVPAGVSVHHTYIGGLLEHTVAVASICKKIWSVYENALNKDLLIAGAILHDIGKVQEYTITKKGFEVTTEGELKSHIALGVEILQSKAKNVQISKGKLMQLEHIILSHHGELEWGSPVVPKTAEAFVIHMVENMDAKLARFRSICQKEKKNGNTKLWSEFDKHLQRRIWLGGFDEED comes from the coding sequence GTGCAGCTCGGTGACAAAATGCCAAAAGAATTAGTTCAAAAAGTTGTTTCAAGCTCTCTTGAAAAGTTTCCTTTGCTATCCGATATCATGAAAAAACTGAACGAAAATGTGGAAGTTGTGGCAAAAATTTCAAGCAAAAGGCTTCAAGAAACCAAAGATCAGAAAAAACTTTTGCTTTTGACTTTAGTCGATAGATCGGGATCTTTAAGAGCCGTTGATTGGCACAACGCTGAAGAGAATTTTGAAAAACTCAGCGAAGGAGATGTGATACTGGCCAAAGGTAGGATTGTCTATTTTGAAGATCATTTGCAGTTAAACCTTGATAAATCCAAAGATTCAGTTAGAGTTATGCAAGAAGAAGAGTATGATATAGAACGATTCGTTGAAACAACGCCTGAAGATATTGAAAAGCTTCAAAGAAAACTGAAAGAGTTGATAGACGATATTCAAGACAAAGAAATAAGGAATTTGCTAAAAGAGTTATTCGAAAAAGATGAGCAATTCTTCAGTAAGTTCATCAAAGTTCCTGCAGGAGTAAGCGTTCACCATACGTACATTGGTGGACTTCTTGAGCACACCGTAGCGGTTGCAAGTATTTGTAAAAAAATCTGGAGTGTATATGAGAACGCTTTGAACAAAGATTTGCTGATAGCCGGTGCCATCCTTCACGACATAGGAAAAGTTCAAGAATACACGATAACCAAAAAAGGTTTTGAGGTTACCACCGAAGGGGAGCTAAAAAGTCACATTGCACTTGGGGTAGAAATACTTCAAAGCAAAGCCAAAAACGTTCAGATTTCCAAAGGAAAATTGATGCAGCTGGAACACATAATTCTCTCCCATCATGGGGAACTTGAATGGGGTTCTCCGGTGGTTCCAAAAACTGCGGAAGCTTTTGTGATACACATGGTTGAAAACATGGATGCAAAATTGGCGCGCTTTAGAAGCATTTGTCAAAAAGAGAAAAAGAACGGTAACACAAAACTTTGGAGTGAATTTGACAAACACCTTCAAAGAAGAATTTGGTTGGGGGGATTCGATGAGGAAGATTAA
- a CDS encoding MFS transporter: MKGYFHSFNFLTAIFSVLAYLLSAYVNTMAAKIGASYFTIGLINFFAALAYVISSLLFGGFGDRFGHKRFLSFSCFVFSAFLSISPLLKGIAGLFVLAIGFQFFFGSLYPQLVAIVTKNEKSYGVDHAKTVGRYNLSWSFGNIIGMAFGPFLAVNLPVLTFSFGIALCLVVGLFLGFDYKKHRDTFYFNPSKTLKKAERAPSISNAKLYRKIYRLMLFLCGLVYTSILTLFPKVISSHGLPLGLTGFIIVGANLSVFSMFLILSIYRKWVGNIKVSLAMLSVLPITSILLLLPKSGVWMFFLISIFGGMTYATAYTFAIYYGMISEHFDQGKQGGFHEATIGMLWGFGPLAGGLMIQIFKSEVGLGIMGLIVFFVVSIVQFKFMKRVKAQSLFAGD; this comes from the coding sequence TTGAAAGGTTATTTTCACTCTTTCAATTTCTTAACCGCTATTTTTTCGGTTTTAGCATACCTTTTGAGCGCTTATGTCAACACCATGGCTGCTAAGATTGGCGCAAGTTATTTCACGATTGGGTTGATAAATTTTTTTGCAGCTTTGGCGTATGTGATTTCAAGCCTTCTGTTCGGCGGATTTGGCGATAGATTTGGTCACAAAAGGTTTCTTAGCTTTTCTTGCTTTGTTTTTTCTGCTTTTCTTTCAATTTCACCTTTGTTGAAAGGAATAGCTGGCTTGTTTGTACTCGCCATCGGTTTTCAATTTTTCTTCGGTAGTCTTTATCCGCAACTTGTGGCGATAGTAACTAAAAACGAAAAATCCTATGGGGTTGATCATGCAAAAACGGTGGGACGTTACAATTTGTCTTGGAGCTTTGGAAACATCATAGGAATGGCTTTTGGACCGTTTTTGGCTGTGAATCTTCCTGTTTTGACTTTCTCTTTTGGTATAGCACTTTGTTTGGTTGTCGGGCTTTTTCTGGGATTTGATTACAAAAAGCATCGTGACACTTTCTACTTCAATCCGTCAAAAACGTTGAAAAAGGCTGAAAGAGCTCCAAGCATTTCCAACGCCAAGCTATATAGAAAAATCTACAGATTGATGCTATTTCTTTGCGGGCTTGTTTACACTTCCATACTCACTTTGTTTCCAAAAGTCATAAGCTCCCATGGTTTACCTTTGGGTTTAACTGGTTTTATAATCGTCGGCGCAAATCTTTCTGTTTTCTCCATGTTTTTGATTTTGTCCATCTATAGGAAATGGGTTGGTAACATCAAGGTATCACTTGCGATGCTGAGCGTTTTACCTATTACAAGCATTCTTTTGCTCCTTCCTAAAAGTGGTGTCTGGATGTTTTTCTTGATATCAATTTTTGGTGGAATGACTTATGCTACCGCCTATACTTTTGCGATTTACTACGGGATGATTTCAGAACATTTTGATCAAGGCAAGCAGGGAGGATTTCACGAGGCAACGATAGGTATGCTGTGGGGTTTTGGTCCTCTTGCAGGAGGGCTGATGATACAGATTTTCAAAAGCGAAGTTGGACTTGGGATAATGGGTTTGATCGTTTTCTTTGTGGTTTCGATCGTACAGTTTAAATTCATGAAACGTGTAAAAGCACAAAGCTTATTTGCTGGTGATTGA